The following proteins are co-located in the Candidatus Accumulibacter cognatus genome:
- the gap gene encoding type I glyceraldehyde-3-phosphate dehydrogenase, with protein MTIKVGINGFGRIGRMVFRAAVQNFPDIEVVGINDLLEPDYLAYMLKYDSVHRRFQGSIAVEGNTLVVNGKKIRLTAVKDPAELKWDEVGADIVVDSTGLFLTTESCQKHIAAGARKVIQSAPSKDDTPMFVFGVNDQTYAGQTIISNASCTTNCLAPVAKVLHDNWGIKRGLMTTVHAATATQKTVDGPSNKDWRGGRGILENIIPSSTGAAKAVGKVIPELNKKLTGMAFRVPTSDVSVVDLTVELNKDATYEEICAAMKAASEGPMKGILGYTNEKVVATDFRGESCTSVFDAEAGMALDSTFVKVVSWYDNEWGYSCKVLEMVRVMAR; from the coding sequence ATGACAATCAAAGTAGGGATCAATGGCTTTGGCCGCATAGGCAGAATGGTGTTTCGCGCTGCCGTACAGAACTTCCCGGACATCGAAGTGGTCGGCATCAACGACCTGCTCGAACCCGACTACCTGGCGTACATGCTCAAGTATGATTCGGTGCATCGTCGCTTCCAGGGCAGCATTGCGGTTGAAGGCAACACCCTGGTCGTCAATGGCAAGAAGATTCGCCTGACTGCCGTCAAGGACCCAGCCGAGCTGAAGTGGGATGAAGTGGGCGCCGACATCGTTGTCGACTCGACCGGCCTCTTCCTGACCACCGAATCGTGCCAGAAGCATATCGCCGCCGGCGCCCGGAAGGTCATTCAGAGCGCCCCCAGCAAGGACGACACACCGATGTTCGTGTTCGGCGTCAACGACCAGACCTATGCCGGCCAGACGATCATCTCGAACGCTTCTTGCACCACCAACTGCCTGGCGCCCGTCGCCAAGGTATTGCATGACAACTGGGGAATCAAGCGCGGTCTGATGACCACCGTGCATGCCGCCACGGCCACCCAGAAAACCGTCGATGGCCCATCCAACAAGGACTGGCGCGGCGGCCGCGGCATCCTCGAGAACATCATTCCGTCCTCGACCGGTGCGGCCAAGGCCGTCGGCAAGGTCATTCCCGAGCTGAACAAGAAGCTCACCGGCATGGCCTTCCGCGTGCCGACGTCCGATGTTTCGGTCGTCGACCTGACCGTCGAGCTGAACAAGGACGCCACCTACGAAGAAATCTGTGCAGCCATGAAGGCGGCTTCCGAAGGCCCGATGAAGGGTATTCTCGGCTACACGAATGAGAAGGTAGTGGCTACCGATTTCCGTGGCGAGAGCTGCACGTCGGTGTTTGATGCCGAAGCAGGGATGGCCCTCGACAGCACTTTCGTCAAGGTCGTCTCGTGGTATGACAATGAATGGGGCTATTCCTGCAAGGTGCTGGAAATGGTCCGCGTAATGGCCCGCTAA
- the pyk gene encoding pyruvate kinase, which produces MSRDTKIVATLGPASSDDKVLERMILAGVDVVRLNFSHGKPEDHVARAKMVREVATRVGRPVGILADLQGPKIRVGKFADGKVKLENGERFILDAQCELGNAERVGLDYKALTRDVSAGSVLLLDDGRIVLDVKRVVGSEIFTVVRHGGELSDNKGINRQGGGLSAPALTAKDMEDIRTAASIEVDFLAVSFPKSAADMYMAKQLIHAAGGQAQTIAKIERVEAVAALEEIIAASDGIMVARGDLAVEVGDAAVPALQKRMIRLAREKNKLAITATQMMESMISSPAPTRAEVSDVANAVLDGTDAVMLSAETASGKYPVETVEAMARICLEAEKSAAVTLDHEFLNQVFTRIDQTISLAALWTAHHLKVKAIAALTETGATALWMSRLNCGVPIYALTPQADAVTRMSLYRSVFPLFMKQRPATRDELLYDAEQLLMNEGIVENGDLIVLSAGDPMGTSGGTNTLKIVRVGDPQPYMI; this is translated from the coding sequence TTGTCACGCGATACCAAGATTGTTGCCACTCTCGGTCCGGCTTCATCTGATGACAAAGTACTCGAGCGTATGATCCTCGCTGGCGTCGATGTCGTGCGCCTGAACTTCTCGCATGGCAAACCGGAAGACCATGTTGCCCGTGCCAAAATGGTGCGTGAGGTGGCCACCCGCGTCGGGCGCCCGGTCGGGATTCTCGCTGACCTTCAGGGACCCAAGATCCGCGTCGGAAAATTCGCTGACGGCAAGGTCAAACTTGAGAACGGCGAACGCTTCATCCTCGACGCCCAATGCGAACTGGGCAATGCCGAGCGTGTTGGCCTCGACTACAAGGCGCTGACCCGTGACGTTTCAGCCGGTAGCGTTCTGTTGCTCGACGATGGCCGCATCGTCCTCGACGTCAAGCGTGTCGTCGGTTCGGAGATCTTCACTGTCGTTCGCCACGGTGGCGAGCTATCCGACAATAAGGGAATCAACCGCCAGGGAGGTGGCCTCTCGGCGCCTGCACTGACCGCCAAGGACATGGAAGACATCCGCACCGCGGCAAGCATCGAAGTCGATTTCCTGGCCGTCTCCTTTCCCAAGAGTGCGGCCGACATGTACATGGCAAAACAACTGATCCACGCAGCGGGTGGGCAGGCACAGACCATCGCCAAGATCGAACGGGTCGAGGCCGTTGCCGCTCTCGAAGAGATCATCGCCGCTTCTGATGGCATCATGGTCGCGCGCGGGGACCTCGCTGTCGAAGTCGGAGATGCCGCCGTTCCGGCACTGCAGAAGCGCATGATTCGCCTGGCACGCGAGAAGAACAAGCTGGCGATCACGGCAACGCAGATGATGGAGTCGATGATTTCCTCGCCGGCACCAACGCGTGCCGAGGTCTCCGACGTCGCCAACGCGGTGCTCGACGGGACCGACGCGGTCATGCTTTCGGCCGAAACCGCATCCGGCAAGTATCCGGTCGAAACCGTCGAGGCGATGGCCCGCATCTGCCTGGAAGCCGAAAAGTCTGCCGCCGTGACGCTCGACCACGAATTCCTCAATCAGGTCTTCACGCGCATCGATCAGACGATTTCCCTGGCTGCCCTCTGGACGGCGCACCACCTCAAGGTCAAGGCCATCGCCGCACTCACCGAAACGGGCGCGACGGCCCTGTGGATGAGCCGCCTGAACTGCGGGGTTCCGATTTATGCACTGACCCCGCAAGCCGATGCAGTTACCAGGATGAGCCTCTACCGGTCGGTATTTCCCTTGTTCATGAAACAACGGCCAGCAACTCGCGATGAACTGCTCTACGACGCCGAGCAGTTGCTGATGAATGAGGGAATCGTGGAAAATGGAGACTTGATCGTTCTCAGCGCCGGCGATCCGATGGGGACCAGCGGCGGTACCAATACGCTCAAGATCGTCCGTGTCGGCGATCCACAGCCGTACATGATCTGA